Proteins encoded by one window of Sorex araneus isolate mSorAra2 chromosome 3, mSorAra2.pri, whole genome shotgun sequence:
- the ARHGEF12 gene encoding rho guanine nucleotide exchange factor 12 isoform X1 has product MSGTQPTLPDRFPLKKPIRHGSILNRESPTDKKQKVERSASHDFDPTDSSSKKTKSSSEESRSEIYGLVQRCVIIQKDDNGFGLTVSGDNPVFVQSVKEDGAAMRAGVQTGDRIIKVNGTLVTHSNHLEVVKLIKSGSYVALTVQGRPPGSPQIPLAESEVEPPATGHMSPLLTSPHSPGASGNMERITSPVLVGEENNVVHNQKVEILRKMLQKEQERLQLLQEDYNRTPAQRLLKEIQETKKHIPQLQEQLSKATGSAQDGAVVTSSKPLSDTFTGSDLEAESGDGLGRLDYSSGDASRASSDNADSPKSGLKERIYQEENQEKSEIIQDADAQCPIGSPSTRTAPHIIGAEDDDFGTEHEQINGQCSCFQSIELLKSRPAHLAVFLHHVVSQFDPATLLCYLYSDLYKQTNSKETRRVFLEFHQFFLDRSAHLKVSVPDEISVDLEKRRPELIPEDLHRHYIHTMQERVHPEVQRHLEDFRQKRSMGLTLAESELTKLDAERDKDRGTLEKERACAEQIVTKIEEVLMTAQAVEEDKSSTMQYVILMYMKHLGVKVKEPRNLEHKRGRIGFLPKIKQSMKKDREGEEKGKRRGFPSILGPPRRPSRHDNSAIGRAMELQQKQRHPKHLPAPLSVSPEPQDSVKSRQSALASDGADAGCLPANSMSSLAPGATLSQESGKENDTGSKQVGEAPASGDALDCAPRTPNTIFDFPPPPLDQVQEEECEVERVTEHGTPKPFRKFDSLAFGESQSEDEQFENDLETDPPSWQQLVSREVLLGLRPSEIKRQEVINELFYTERAHVRTLKVLHQVFYQRVSREGILSPSELRKIFSNLEEILQLHIGLNEQMKAVRKRNETSVIDQIGEDLLTWFSGSGEEKLRHAAATFCSNQPFALEMIKSRQKKDSRFQTFVQDAESNPLCRRLQLKDIIPTQMQRLTKYPLLLDNIAKYTEWPTEREKVKRAADHCRQILNYVNQAVREAENKQRLEDYQRRLDTSNLKMSEYPNVEELRNLDLTKRKMIHEGPLVWKVNRDKTIDLYTLLLEDILVLLQKQDDRLVLRCHSKILASTADSKHTFSPVIKLNTVLVRQVATDNKALFVISMSDNGAQIYELVAQTVSEKNVWQDLICRMAASVKEQSTKPIPLPQSPPCEGDHDEEEPPKSKAEHHGISVTAMQSPDRDLGLESPLMSAKPQSHSLGTSGKSEVDDLFVAERQFAKEQHEAGTLKDAGGNDSATALDPHLPVSEERWALDALRNLGLLKQLLVHQLGLTEKSTQEEWVHSPGSHAVSPGLQVDSGNNNAENVKAYHPGEGQMPFRTGTGDISSCHSPRTSTESSAPRDSVALAFQDRQASHMLVMGHMPMTPEMLPAEPEGGPDESGEHFFDAREAHSDDNPSEGDGALRKEEDVNLRISGNYLILDGYEAVQESSTDEEIACSLPPLPPASPPSTDSSHQPQHSPPNTRSDGALSPFTPECLVPTRWGTGEEPCFEVRSPSSCADPQGQIMRCIRKIEADLEHLKKVEESYTTLCQRLAGSALIDKHSDKS; this is encoded by the exons TCAAAT CTGGTTCCTATGTAGCTCTCACTGTTCAGGGACGCCCTCCTGGGTCGCCCCAGATTCCGCTCGCTGAGTCTGAAGTGGAGCCACCAGCTACTGGACATATGTCTCCCCTCCTGACGTCCCCTCACTCGCCGGGTGCCTCTGGGAACATGGAGCGGATTACTAGTCCCGTGCTCGTGGGG GAGGAAAACAATGTGGTTCATAACCAGAAAgtagaaattctgagaaaaatgtTACAGAAAGAGCAAGAACGGCTACAG TTATTGCAGGAAGATTACAACCGAACACCTGCCCAAAGATTGCTAAAAGAGATCCAAGAGACCAAGAAACACATTCCTCAGCTGCAAGAGCAGCTATCCAAAGCCACAGGCTCTGCTCAG GATGGAGCTGTAGTCACATCCTCCAAGCCTTTAAGTGACACATTCACAGGCAGTGATCTCGAAGCAGAGTCTGGGGATGGACTAGGGAGACTGGACTACAGCAGTGGAGATGCCTCCCGAGCCAGCAGTGACAATGCAGAT AGTCCCAAGAGTGGCCTGAAAGAGAGGATTTATCAAGAGGAAAATCAggagaaaagtgaaataattcaggATGCT GATGCTCAGTGTCCAATTGGGAGTCCCTCAACACGCACAGCACCACATATCATTGGAGCTGAGGATGATGATTTTGGTACAGAACATGAACAG aTCAATGGGCAGTGCAGCTGTTTCCAGAGTATTGAATTGCTAAAGTCTCGCCCCGCTCACTTGGCTGTTTTTTTACATCATGTAGTTTCACAGTTTGACCCTGCAACTTTG CTCTGTTATCTCTACTCTGACCTGTACAAACAGACCAATTCCAAGGAAACGCGTCGTGTCTTCCTCGAATTCCATCAGTTTTTCCTGGATCGGTCTGCA CACCTGAAAGTTTCTGTTCCTGATGAAATATCAGTAGATCTTG AAAAAAGAAGACCTGAACTGATTCCTGAAGATCTCCATCGCCACTACATTCATACTATGCAGGAGAGAGTCCACCCAGAAGTGCAGCGACATTTGGAAGATTTTCG GCAGAAACGTAGTATGGGGCTGACCTTGGCCGAAAGTGAACTAACTAAACTTGATGCAGAGCGAGACAAGGACCGGGGAACTTTGGAAAAGGAGCGGGCCTGTGCGGAGCAGATTGTCACCAAAATTGAAGAAGTGCT GATGACCGCTCAGGCTGTGGAGGAGGATAAGAG ttCAACGATGCAGTATGTAATTCTCATGTACATGAAGCATTTGGGAGTAAAAGTGAAAGAACCTCGAAATTTGGAGCATAAGCGGGGTCGGATTGGATTCCTTCCCAAAATCAAG CAAAGTATGAAGAAAGATAGGGAaggtgaagaaaaaggaaagcgAAGAGGATTTCCTAGCATCCTAGGACCCCCAAGGAGACCAAGCCGCCATGACAATAGTGCAA TTGGCAGAGCCATGGAGCTCCAGCAGAAGCAGCGTCACCCCAAGCACTTACCTGCACCTTTGTCTGTGAGCCCCGAGCCCCAGGACTCTGTTAAGTCACGCCAGAGTGCTTTAGCCAGTGATGGAGCGGACGCTGGGTGTCTGCCAGCCAATTCCATGTCTTCTCTGGCTCCAGGAGCCACTCTTTCCCAGGAAAGCGGGAAAGAGAATGACACAG GATCCAAGCAGGTTGGAGAAGCACCAGCCTCTGGAGATGCCTTAGACTGTGCACCACGTACTCCCAATACTATCTTTGACTTCCCACCGCCCCCGCTGGACCAGGTGCAGGAAGAGGAGTGTGAAGTAGAGAG AGTGACTGAACATGGGACGCCAAAACCCTTTCGAAA GTTTGACAGCTTGGCTTTCGGAGAAAGTCAGAGTGAGGATGAACAGTTTGAAAACGACCTAGAGACAGACCCGCCCAGCTGGCAGCAGCTTGTGAGCCGAGAAGTGCTGCTGGGACTGAGGCCGTCTGAGATCAAAAGACAGGAAGTGATTAATG AATTGTTCTACACTGAAAGAGCTCATGTTCGAACACTAAAGGTTCTTCATCAAGTGTTCTATCAGCGGGTGTCTCGAGAAGGAATTCTGTCACCTTCAGAACTACGAAAAATTTTTTCAAACTTGGAAGAGATTCTTCAACTTCACA ttgGACTGAATGAGCAGATGAAAGCAGTTCGAAAAAGGAATGAGACCTCTGTTATTGATCAGATTGGGGAAGATTTGTTGACATGG TTCAGCGGATCAGGCGAGGAGAAGTTGAGACATGCTGCTGCCACCTTTTGTAGTAACCAGCCTTTTGCCCTGGAAATGATCAAATCGCGTCAGAAAAAGGATTCTCGATTCCAGACCTTTGTGCAA GATGCTGAGAGTAATCCACTGTGCCGTCGCTTGCAGTTGAAGGATATAATCCCCACCCAAATGCAGAGGCTTACAAAGTATCCTCTTCTGTTGGATAATATTGCCAAATACACAG AATGGCCTACAGAAAGGGAGAAAGTGAAGAGAGCTGCAGATCACTGCCGTCAGATCTTAAATTATGTAAATCAGGCTGTCAGGGAAGCAGAAAACAAGCAG CGTTTAGAAGATTATCAGCGTCGACTTGATACCTCCAACCTGAAGATGTCAGAGTACCCAAATGTTGAAGAGCTCAGG AATTTGGATTTAACAAAAAGGAAGATGATTCATGAAGGGCCATTGGTTTGGAAAGTAAATAGAGATAAAACAATTG acCTATACACTTTGTTGCTGGAAGACATTCTTGTATTACTGCAAAAGCAGGATGACAGGCTGGTGTTACGGTGTCATAGTAAGATTCTGGCGTCTACAGCTGACAGCAAGCACACATTTAGCCCTGTCATTAAGTTGAATACAGTATTGGTTCGACAAGTGGCAACAG ATAACAAAGCCTTATTCGTCATCTCCATGTCGGACAACGGAGCCCAGATCTACGAGCTGGTGGCACAGACTGTTTCCGAGAAGAATGT CTGGCAGGACCTCATATGTCGGATGGCTGCATCAGTGAAAGAACAATCCACAAAGCCAATCCCGTTGCCCCAGTCTCCGCCTTGCGA agGAGACCATGATGAAGAAGAGCCTCCAAAGTCGAAAGCAGAGCATCACGGCATCTCAGTCACTGCTATGCAGAGTCCAG ACCGAGATTTGGGATTAGAGTCTCCGTTAATGTCAGCGAAGCCTCAGTCTCATTCACTGGGAACCTCTGGAAAATCAGAGGTTGACGATCTTTTTGTGGCCGAGAGACAGTTTGCAAAAGAGCAGCATGAAGCTGGGACTCTAAAGGATGCTGGCGGGAATGACTCGGCCACAGCCCTGGATCCACACTTGCCTGTCTCAGAGGAGCGATGGGCACTGGATGCACTACGGAATT TGGGACTGTTGAAACAGTTGCTGGTCCACCAGCTGGGCTTGACTGAGAAGAGCACTCAGGAAGAATGGGTACATTCCCCAGGAAGCCATGCAGTGTCTCCGGGGCTGCAGGTGGATAGCGGAAATAACAATGCAGAAAACGTAAAGGCCTATCATCCTGGGGAAGGGCAGATGCCCTTTCGAACTGGAACTGGTGACATTTCGTCTTGTCATAGTCCACGGACTTCAACTGAATCTTCTGCTCCACGGGATTCAGTGGCACTGGCATTCCAAGATAGGCAGGCCAGTCACATGTTAGTAATGGGCCACATGCCCATGACCCCAGAGATGCttcctgcagagccagaagggggTCCTGATGAGAGTGGAGAGCACTTTTTTGATGCCCGTGAAGCACATAGTGATGATAATCCATCAGAAGGTGATGGAGCACTCAGAAAGGAGGAGGATGTTAATTTACGCATCTCAG GAAACTATTTGATCCTTGACGGCTATGAAGCAGTACAGGAGAGCTCCACGGATGAAGAGATCGCTTGCTCTcttcccccactgccccccgccAGTCCTCCCTCCACAGactcctcccaccagccccaacATTCTCCTCCGAACACGCGCTCTGACGGGGCTCTCTCACCCTTCACCCCGGAATGCCTGGTCCCCACGCGCTGGGGAACAGGGGAGGAGCCCTGCTTTGAGGTCCGGAGTCCTTCCTCGTGTGCAGACCCCCAGGGCCAGATCATGAGGTGCATTCGCAAGATTGAGGCTGACCTGGAGCACCTAAAG AAGGTGGAGGAAAGTTACACCACTCTTTGCCAAAGGCTGGCCGGATCAGCCCTCATAGACAAGCACTCAG ATAAAAGTTAG
- the ARHGEF12 gene encoding rho guanine nucleotide exchange factor 12 isoform X3: MSGTQPTLPDRFPLKKPIRHGSILNRESPTDKKQKVERSASHDFDPTDSSSKKTKSSSEESRSEIYGLVQRCVIIQKDDNGFGLTVSGDNPVFVQSVKEDGAAMRAGVQTGDRIIKVNGTLVTHSNHLEVVKLIKSGSYVALTVQGRPPGSPQIPLAESEVEPPATGHMSPLLTSPHSPGASGNMERITSPVLVGEENNVVHNQKVEILRKMLQKEQERLQDGAVVTSSKPLSDTFTGSDLEAESGDGLGRLDYSSGDASRASSDNADSPKSGLKERIYQEENQEKSEIIQDADAQCPIGSPSTRTAPHIIGAEDDDFGTEHEQINGQCSCFQSIELLKSRPAHLAVFLHHVVSQFDPATLLCYLYSDLYKQTNSKETRRVFLEFHQFFLDRSAHLKVSVPDEISVDLEKRRPELIPEDLHRHYIHTMQERVHPEVQRHLEDFRQKRSMGLTLAESELTKLDAERDKDRGTLEKERACAEQIVTKIEEVLMTAQAVEEDKSSTMQYVILMYMKHLGVKVKEPRNLEHKRGRIGFLPKIKQSMKKDREGEEKGKRRGFPSILGPPRRPSRHDNSAIGRAMELQQKQRHPKHLPAPLSVSPEPQDSVKSRQSALASDGADAGCLPANSMSSLAPGATLSQESGKENDTGSKQVGEAPASGDALDCAPRTPNTIFDFPPPPLDQVQEEECEVERVTEHGTPKPFRKFDSLAFGESQSEDEQFENDLETDPPSWQQLVSREVLLGLRPSEIKRQEVINELFYTERAHVRTLKVLHQVFYQRVSREGILSPSELRKIFSNLEEILQLHIGLNEQMKAVRKRNETSVIDQIGEDLLTWFSGSGEEKLRHAAATFCSNQPFALEMIKSRQKKDSRFQTFVQDAESNPLCRRLQLKDIIPTQMQRLTKYPLLLDNIAKYTEWPTEREKVKRAADHCRQILNYVNQAVREAENKQRLEDYQRRLDTSNLKMSEYPNVEELRNLDLTKRKMIHEGPLVWKVNRDKTIDLYTLLLEDILVLLQKQDDRLVLRCHSKILASTADSKHTFSPVIKLNTVLVRQVATDNKALFVISMSDNGAQIYELVAQTVSEKNVWQDLICRMAASVKEQSTKPIPLPQSPPCEGDHDEEEPPKSKAEHHGISVTAMQSPDRDLGLESPLMSAKPQSHSLGTSGKSEVDDLFVAERQFAKEQHEAGTLKDAGGNDSATALDPHLPVSEERWALDALRNLGLLKQLLVHQLGLTEKSTQEEWVHSPGSHAVSPGLQVDSGNNNAENVKAYHPGEGQMPFRTGTGDISSCHSPRTSTESSAPRDSVALAFQDRQASHMLVMGHMPMTPEMLPAEPEGGPDESGEHFFDAREAHSDDNPSEGDGALRKEEDVNLRISGNYLILDGYEAVQESSTDEEIACSLPPLPPASPPSTDSSHQPQHSPPNTRSDGALSPFTPECLVPTRWGTGEEPCFEVRSPSSCADPQGQIMRCIRKIEADLEHLKKVEESYTTLCQRLAGSALIDKHSDKS, translated from the exons TCAAAT CTGGTTCCTATGTAGCTCTCACTGTTCAGGGACGCCCTCCTGGGTCGCCCCAGATTCCGCTCGCTGAGTCTGAAGTGGAGCCACCAGCTACTGGACATATGTCTCCCCTCCTGACGTCCCCTCACTCGCCGGGTGCCTCTGGGAACATGGAGCGGATTACTAGTCCCGTGCTCGTGGGG GAGGAAAACAATGTGGTTCATAACCAGAAAgtagaaattctgagaaaaatgtTACAGAAAGAGCAAGAACGGCTACAG GATGGAGCTGTAGTCACATCCTCCAAGCCTTTAAGTGACACATTCACAGGCAGTGATCTCGAAGCAGAGTCTGGGGATGGACTAGGGAGACTGGACTACAGCAGTGGAGATGCCTCCCGAGCCAGCAGTGACAATGCAGAT AGTCCCAAGAGTGGCCTGAAAGAGAGGATTTATCAAGAGGAAAATCAggagaaaagtgaaataattcaggATGCT GATGCTCAGTGTCCAATTGGGAGTCCCTCAACACGCACAGCACCACATATCATTGGAGCTGAGGATGATGATTTTGGTACAGAACATGAACAG aTCAATGGGCAGTGCAGCTGTTTCCAGAGTATTGAATTGCTAAAGTCTCGCCCCGCTCACTTGGCTGTTTTTTTACATCATGTAGTTTCACAGTTTGACCCTGCAACTTTG CTCTGTTATCTCTACTCTGACCTGTACAAACAGACCAATTCCAAGGAAACGCGTCGTGTCTTCCTCGAATTCCATCAGTTTTTCCTGGATCGGTCTGCA CACCTGAAAGTTTCTGTTCCTGATGAAATATCAGTAGATCTTG AAAAAAGAAGACCTGAACTGATTCCTGAAGATCTCCATCGCCACTACATTCATACTATGCAGGAGAGAGTCCACCCAGAAGTGCAGCGACATTTGGAAGATTTTCG GCAGAAACGTAGTATGGGGCTGACCTTGGCCGAAAGTGAACTAACTAAACTTGATGCAGAGCGAGACAAGGACCGGGGAACTTTGGAAAAGGAGCGGGCCTGTGCGGAGCAGATTGTCACCAAAATTGAAGAAGTGCT GATGACCGCTCAGGCTGTGGAGGAGGATAAGAG ttCAACGATGCAGTATGTAATTCTCATGTACATGAAGCATTTGGGAGTAAAAGTGAAAGAACCTCGAAATTTGGAGCATAAGCGGGGTCGGATTGGATTCCTTCCCAAAATCAAG CAAAGTATGAAGAAAGATAGGGAaggtgaagaaaaaggaaagcgAAGAGGATTTCCTAGCATCCTAGGACCCCCAAGGAGACCAAGCCGCCATGACAATAGTGCAA TTGGCAGAGCCATGGAGCTCCAGCAGAAGCAGCGTCACCCCAAGCACTTACCTGCACCTTTGTCTGTGAGCCCCGAGCCCCAGGACTCTGTTAAGTCACGCCAGAGTGCTTTAGCCAGTGATGGAGCGGACGCTGGGTGTCTGCCAGCCAATTCCATGTCTTCTCTGGCTCCAGGAGCCACTCTTTCCCAGGAAAGCGGGAAAGAGAATGACACAG GATCCAAGCAGGTTGGAGAAGCACCAGCCTCTGGAGATGCCTTAGACTGTGCACCACGTACTCCCAATACTATCTTTGACTTCCCACCGCCCCCGCTGGACCAGGTGCAGGAAGAGGAGTGTGAAGTAGAGAG AGTGACTGAACATGGGACGCCAAAACCCTTTCGAAA GTTTGACAGCTTGGCTTTCGGAGAAAGTCAGAGTGAGGATGAACAGTTTGAAAACGACCTAGAGACAGACCCGCCCAGCTGGCAGCAGCTTGTGAGCCGAGAAGTGCTGCTGGGACTGAGGCCGTCTGAGATCAAAAGACAGGAAGTGATTAATG AATTGTTCTACACTGAAAGAGCTCATGTTCGAACACTAAAGGTTCTTCATCAAGTGTTCTATCAGCGGGTGTCTCGAGAAGGAATTCTGTCACCTTCAGAACTACGAAAAATTTTTTCAAACTTGGAAGAGATTCTTCAACTTCACA ttgGACTGAATGAGCAGATGAAAGCAGTTCGAAAAAGGAATGAGACCTCTGTTATTGATCAGATTGGGGAAGATTTGTTGACATGG TTCAGCGGATCAGGCGAGGAGAAGTTGAGACATGCTGCTGCCACCTTTTGTAGTAACCAGCCTTTTGCCCTGGAAATGATCAAATCGCGTCAGAAAAAGGATTCTCGATTCCAGACCTTTGTGCAA GATGCTGAGAGTAATCCACTGTGCCGTCGCTTGCAGTTGAAGGATATAATCCCCACCCAAATGCAGAGGCTTACAAAGTATCCTCTTCTGTTGGATAATATTGCCAAATACACAG AATGGCCTACAGAAAGGGAGAAAGTGAAGAGAGCTGCAGATCACTGCCGTCAGATCTTAAATTATGTAAATCAGGCTGTCAGGGAAGCAGAAAACAAGCAG CGTTTAGAAGATTATCAGCGTCGACTTGATACCTCCAACCTGAAGATGTCAGAGTACCCAAATGTTGAAGAGCTCAGG AATTTGGATTTAACAAAAAGGAAGATGATTCATGAAGGGCCATTGGTTTGGAAAGTAAATAGAGATAAAACAATTG acCTATACACTTTGTTGCTGGAAGACATTCTTGTATTACTGCAAAAGCAGGATGACAGGCTGGTGTTACGGTGTCATAGTAAGATTCTGGCGTCTACAGCTGACAGCAAGCACACATTTAGCCCTGTCATTAAGTTGAATACAGTATTGGTTCGACAAGTGGCAACAG ATAACAAAGCCTTATTCGTCATCTCCATGTCGGACAACGGAGCCCAGATCTACGAGCTGGTGGCACAGACTGTTTCCGAGAAGAATGT CTGGCAGGACCTCATATGTCGGATGGCTGCATCAGTGAAAGAACAATCCACAAAGCCAATCCCGTTGCCCCAGTCTCCGCCTTGCGA agGAGACCATGATGAAGAAGAGCCTCCAAAGTCGAAAGCAGAGCATCACGGCATCTCAGTCACTGCTATGCAGAGTCCAG ACCGAGATTTGGGATTAGAGTCTCCGTTAATGTCAGCGAAGCCTCAGTCTCATTCACTGGGAACCTCTGGAAAATCAGAGGTTGACGATCTTTTTGTGGCCGAGAGACAGTTTGCAAAAGAGCAGCATGAAGCTGGGACTCTAAAGGATGCTGGCGGGAATGACTCGGCCACAGCCCTGGATCCACACTTGCCTGTCTCAGAGGAGCGATGGGCACTGGATGCACTACGGAATT TGGGACTGTTGAAACAGTTGCTGGTCCACCAGCTGGGCTTGACTGAGAAGAGCACTCAGGAAGAATGGGTACATTCCCCAGGAAGCCATGCAGTGTCTCCGGGGCTGCAGGTGGATAGCGGAAATAACAATGCAGAAAACGTAAAGGCCTATCATCCTGGGGAAGGGCAGATGCCCTTTCGAACTGGAACTGGTGACATTTCGTCTTGTCATAGTCCACGGACTTCAACTGAATCTTCTGCTCCACGGGATTCAGTGGCACTGGCATTCCAAGATAGGCAGGCCAGTCACATGTTAGTAATGGGCCACATGCCCATGACCCCAGAGATGCttcctgcagagccagaagggggTCCTGATGAGAGTGGAGAGCACTTTTTTGATGCCCGTGAAGCACATAGTGATGATAATCCATCAGAAGGTGATGGAGCACTCAGAAAGGAGGAGGATGTTAATTTACGCATCTCAG GAAACTATTTGATCCTTGACGGCTATGAAGCAGTACAGGAGAGCTCCACGGATGAAGAGATCGCTTGCTCTcttcccccactgccccccgccAGTCCTCCCTCCACAGactcctcccaccagccccaacATTCTCCTCCGAACACGCGCTCTGACGGGGCTCTCTCACCCTTCACCCCGGAATGCCTGGTCCCCACGCGCTGGGGAACAGGGGAGGAGCCCTGCTTTGAGGTCCGGAGTCCTTCCTCGTGTGCAGACCCCCAGGGCCAGATCATGAGGTGCATTCGCAAGATTGAGGCTGACCTGGAGCACCTAAAG AAGGTGGAGGAAAGTTACACCACTCTTTGCCAAAGGCTGGCCGGATCAGCCCTCATAGACAAGCACTCAG ATAAAAGTTAG